TGAGCGTAACAGTAAAAGTTAGCGGCGATGACATTATGTCTGTTGAGGCTGTGGGTGAAAAGGAAACCCAGGGTGTAGGTTCTAATGCCTTAGATCAGCTTCCGGCAAAAATAGAAGAAGCTGATTCGACAGATGTAGAAAGTATTTCCGGAGCAACTGTTACGAGCGATGCTATTAAAGAAGCCGTTGACAATGCTTTAGAAGGAATGAAATAAATATGTTGAATGAAAAACCAGGTTGGACTTAATCATAAAGTCTAACCTGGTTTTTTATATACTTAGTTTTAACTATTTAGTTTTAACTATTTTAATTATATACTGAGGTTAATATAAGTGATGTTGATGTTTCTTTAATGCAGTCAATTTTATGTAGTTCGTCCTGCAAGGACTTTAATCCAAGTGGTGATATGCATCTTACTTTCATCAATATGCACCATGTTCCTGTAACAATGTGGCACTCTTCAATAATGAGATCGGCAATTTTAAGGTTTTTTAATTGCTCTAAAAAT
Above is a window of Sedimentibacter sp. MB35-C1 DNA encoding:
- a CDS encoding FMN-binding protein, producing MKKLALLVCVLMLLSMVACTEDKNNDLTEDITDGNNSVGNDVVDEGTVTDNETNDMTDTQTLTGTAQGYGGEVSVTVKVSGDDIMSVEAVGEKETQGVGSNALDQLPAKIEEADSTDVESISGATVTSDAIKEAVDNALEGMK